A region from the Pseudonocardia petroleophila genome encodes:
- the mobF gene encoding MobF family relaxase, whose protein sequence is MLSIHRGHSVRYLTDEVATAREGYYTGAVAAGEPPGLWWGKGAESLGLAGEVDADLMEAVYTRLLDPRDPAAHDRTTWDEAEALAAGHRKYRSAEQIYATLLEANREAGPEERAALRAQAGRSARQAVTFIDVTFSAPKSVTVTGLAFERAANDARLGGDGEAARAWDTHAQAVEDAMMAGTRAGLAYLQEHAGYSRVGHHGGGAGRWIDAHEFVVAQFFQHDSRERDPQWHIHNAILNRVLCSDGNWRTVDGRAIDEHKAAAAAIAERVMEAHLAQSLGVRVETRPDGKAREVVGVDRDLMDLYSSRRAQIGPKAAELIREFTAKVGREPSPYERAVIHEQATLVTRKAKSHEGETRDEQFARWEEMARERVTGGLAPLAERLVERAQNPGEVAQFSPLDVIERAVAEVAQTRAHYSRSDMFLAVSNALPGHLGVPPDDILPLLDGLTDAALERAQRLGPAEDIDALPDELRLANGESVYARHGSTRYATAGQLAAERSLIAAAVERGAHRFTDDQVDDVAARFAESGITLGPDQAATLRGVLTSGAQIEVLTAAAGTGKSFVVGAIADTWTVDGEAPRRVFGLAPYQNAAEVLAGEGLAAKNVRSWLATQNRLDSPGVATGPTGDDESWRLGRDDLVVVDEAGTAETGDLVAIRARCQAAGAKLLLVGDPKQLTAIGPGGALADVGEHGITYQLSEVRRFANDWEGPASLRLREGDAGVLAEYAKRGRLVDGGTAEQTEAAASRAWLADTLDGRESLLMVGTNAAAARVSAALRSELVRLGRVAEEGVPLGEGSALADWRGTVAGVGDLVQARSLAWHLRGFEGNTAAPITRQTYRVIATRADGGLTVAPILANDATSDVERNAWGEQLGTPMQLPGTYVREHLSLGYASTKDAAQGRTVDTSHAVTGPGTDAAGLYVPATRGRERNTIYAVTRHLAPDAETGETFDAAPRTPEAVLSDVLASIREDRSALAEQAHAEDEARSVMTQVDRMADLIRDVSAGRVADTLDQLAADGHLTPHQRGQLAADDAFGSLERLLRTAELAGHDPDQVLTAAIEARSLHDADSPAQVLHHRITHALAGRLTPHLRGGAADLIPHHLRSVEPVDDKRAARLHQLADAADDRRRELGTLTASEAPAWAVDALGPVPDSTDPAQVVARQDWEHRAGWAAAYRELVDHTDEHDPLGNAPGKGRVEHAVMFRAAHEALALVDAGAEEANLSDGALRSRVRAYERELAWAPRWVEDDLAAAHQQHARAAADATLWTARADAPDTAPDDADRLRADAEAARAEAARLAEQIAELEIVDAARAAWFTHTAISRDNADRSRTELGARGVDIDRPDDRTTGPDWLAEHRAEQTDRERDQPITEADLVPDDDDDRQPLRDEPAWYDAGRPDAPEVVETDVPDIREVSTPEATETIDPPDRSRVLPVDESTGAVRKAQATLAEIAERQAADAARAAADAAEREAAEAARREELARWSAADNTTAAEDAHTDTGEEDVLSREP, encoded by the coding sequence ATGCTGAGCATCCACCGCGGACACTCCGTCCGGTACCTCACCGACGAGGTCGCGACGGCCCGTGAGGGCTACTACACCGGCGCCGTCGCGGCCGGCGAGCCGCCGGGCCTGTGGTGGGGCAAGGGCGCCGAGTCGCTCGGACTCGCCGGAGAGGTCGACGCCGACCTGATGGAGGCCGTCTACACCCGCCTGCTCGACCCGCGCGACCCCGCCGCGCACGACCGGACCACCTGGGACGAGGCGGAAGCACTCGCTGCGGGCCACCGCAAGTACCGCTCCGCGGAGCAGATCTACGCGACGCTGCTGGAGGCCAACCGGGAAGCCGGGCCCGAGGAGCGTGCCGCCCTGCGCGCCCAGGCCGGGCGATCGGCACGGCAGGCGGTGACCTTCATCGACGTCACGTTCTCCGCGCCCAAGTCCGTGACCGTCACCGGCCTGGCCTTCGAGCGCGCAGCCAACGACGCCCGCCTGGGCGGCGACGGCGAGGCCGCGCGGGCGTGGGACACCCACGCCCAGGCCGTCGAGGACGCCATGATGGCCGGCACCCGCGCCGGCCTGGCCTACCTGCAAGAGCACGCCGGCTACTCCCGCGTCGGCCACCACGGCGGCGGGGCCGGGCGGTGGATCGACGCCCACGAGTTCGTCGTCGCCCAGTTCTTCCAGCACGACTCCCGCGAGCGCGACCCGCAGTGGCACATCCACAACGCGATCCTCAACCGCGTCCTGTGCTCCGACGGCAACTGGCGCACCGTCGATGGGCGCGCGATCGACGAGCACAAGGCCGCGGCCGCGGCGATCGCCGAGCGCGTGATGGAGGCCCACCTGGCGCAGTCGCTCGGCGTGCGGGTGGAGACCCGCCCGGACGGGAAGGCGCGCGAGGTCGTCGGCGTCGACCGCGACCTGATGGACCTCTACTCGTCGCGCCGGGCGCAGATCGGGCCGAAGGCAGCCGAGCTGATCCGCGAGTTCACGGCGAAGGTCGGGCGGGAGCCGTCGCCCTACGAGCGCGCGGTGATCCACGAGCAGGCCACGCTCGTGACGCGCAAGGCCAAGTCCCACGAGGGGGAGACGCGGGACGAACAGTTCGCCCGGTGGGAGGAGATGGCCCGCGAGCGGGTCACCGGTGGGCTCGCGCCGCTCGCCGAGCGGTTGGTCGAGCGGGCGCAGAACCCGGGCGAGGTCGCGCAGTTCTCCCCGCTCGACGTCATCGAGCGCGCCGTCGCCGAGGTCGCCCAGACCCGGGCGCACTACTCCCGCTCGGACATGTTCTTGGCCGTCTCCAACGCCCTGCCCGGGCATCTCGGCGTCCCGCCCGACGACATTCTGCCGCTGCTCGACGGCCTCACGGACGCCGCGCTCGAGCGCGCTCAGCGACTCGGCCCGGCCGAGGACATCGACGCGCTGCCCGACGAGCTGCGCCTGGCGAACGGCGAGTCCGTGTACGCCCGGCACGGCTCCACCCGATACGCCACGGCCGGCCAGCTCGCGGCCGAACGCTCGCTGATCGCCGCCGCGGTCGAGCGCGGCGCGCACCGGTTCACCGACGACCAGGTCGACGACGTCGCCGCGCGGTTCGCCGAATCCGGCATCACGCTGGGCCCGGACCAGGCCGCCACCCTGCGCGGCGTGCTGACCTCCGGCGCGCAGATCGAGGTGCTGACCGCCGCAGCGGGTACCGGCAAGTCGTTCGTCGTCGGCGCGATTGCCGACACCTGGACCGTCGACGGAGAGGCGCCGCGTCGGGTGTTCGGGCTCGCGCCGTACCAGAACGCCGCCGAAGTCCTGGCCGGCGAAGGGCTCGCGGCGAAGAACGTCCGGTCGTGGCTCGCGACGCAAAACCGCCTCGATAGTCCCGGTGTCGCGACCGGCCCCACCGGCGACGACGAGTCGTGGCGGCTGGGCCGGGACGACCTGGTGGTCGTCGACGAGGCCGGGACCGCCGAGACCGGCGATCTCGTCGCGATCCGCGCCCGCTGCCAGGCGGCCGGGGCGAAGCTGCTGCTCGTGGGCGACCCGAAGCAGCTGACCGCGATCGGGCCCGGCGGTGCGCTCGCCGACGTCGGCGAGCACGGCATCACCTACCAGCTCTCCGAGGTACGCCGCTTCGCCAACGACTGGGAGGGCCCGGCGTCGTTGCGCCTGCGCGAGGGCGACGCGGGCGTGCTCGCCGAGTACGCCAAGCGCGGCCGGCTTGTCGACGGCGGCACCGCGGAGCAGACCGAGGCCGCCGCGTCGCGGGCGTGGCTGGCCGACACGCTCGACGGGCGCGAGTCGCTGCTGATGGTCGGCACGAACGCCGCGGCCGCGCGGGTCTCGGCCGCGCTGCGGTCCGAGCTCGTCCGGCTCGGCCGGGTCGCCGAGGAGGGCGTGCCGCTCGGGGAGGGCTCTGCCCTTGCCGACTGGCGGGGCACCGTTGCGGGCGTCGGCGACCTGGTCCAGGCCCGATCCCTCGCGTGGCACCTGCGCGGGTTCGAGGGCAACACCGCCGCGCCGATCACCCGCCAGACCTACCGCGTGATCGCCACCCGGGCGGACGGCGGGCTGACCGTCGCCCCGATCCTCGCCAACGACGCCACGTCCGACGTCGAGCGCAACGCGTGGGGCGAACAGCTCGGCACGCCGATGCAGCTGCCCGGCACCTACGTCCGCGAGCACCTCTCGCTCGGCTACGCCTCGACCAAGGACGCCGCCCAGGGCCGCACCGTCGACACCAGCCACGCCGTCACGGGCCCCGGGACCGATGCCGCCGGCCTCTACGTCCCCGCGACCCGGGGTCGGGAGCGCAACACGATCTACGCCGTCACGCGCCACCTGGCGCCGGACGCCGAGACGGGGGAGACGTTCGACGCTGCCCCGCGCACGCCCGAGGCCGTCCTCTCCGACGTCCTCGCGTCGATCCGCGAGGACCGCAGCGCACTCGCCGAGCAGGCCCACGCCGAGGACGAGGCCCGCTCGGTGATGACCCAGGTCGACCGCATGGCCGACCTGATCCGCGACGTCAGCGCCGGCCGCGTCGCCGACACCCTCGACCAGCTCGCCGCCGACGGCCACCTCACGCCGCACCAGCGCGGCCAGCTCGCCGCCGATGACGCGTTCGGCTCACTCGAACGCCTGCTACGCACCGCCGAACTCGCCGGCCACGACCCCGACCAGGTCCTCACCGCCGCGATCGAGGCGCGCAGCCTCCACGATGCCGACTCCCCGGCGCAGGTGCTGCACCACCGCATCACCCACGCGCTCGCCGGTCGGCTCACGCCACACCTCCGCGGCGGCGCCGCAGACCTCATCCCGCACCACCTCCGCAGCGTCGAGCCGGTCGACGACAAGCGAGCCGCGCGGCTGCACCAGCTCGCCGACGCCGCGGACGACCGCCGCCGCGAACTCGGCACCCTCACCGCCTCCGAGGCGCCCGCCTGGGCGGTCGACGCGCTCGGGCCGGTCCCCGACAGCACCGACCCCGCGCAGGTGGTCGCGCGGCAGGACTGGGAGCACCGCGCCGGCTGGGCCGCGGCCTACCGCGAACTCGTCGACCACACCGACGAGCACGATCCGCTCGGCAACGCCCCCGGCAAGGGCCGCGTCGAGCACGCCGTGATGTTCCGCGCCGCGCACGAGGCTCTCGCGCTCGTCGACGCCGGAGCGGAGGAGGCGAACCTGTCCGACGGCGCGCTGCGCTCGCGGGTCCGCGCCTACGAACGCGAACTCGCCTGGGCACCCCGGTGGGTGGAGGACGACCTGGCCGCCGCCCACCAGCAGCACGCCCGCGCCGCGGCTGACGCCACCCTGTGGACCGCCCGCGCCGACGCCCCCGACACGGCACCGGACGACGCGGACCGGCTCCGCGCGGATGCCGAGGCCGCACGCGCCGAGGCCGCCCGGCTCGCCGAGCAGATCGCCGAGCTGGAGATCGTCGACGCGGCCCGGGCGGCGTGGTTCACCCACACCGCCATCAGCAGGGATAACGCCGACCGCTCCCGCACCGAGCTCGGCGCCCGCGGCGTCGACATAGATCGGCCCGACGACCGCACGACCGGCCCGGACTGGCTCGCCGAACACCGCGCCGAGCAGACCGACCGCGAACGCGACCAGCCGATCACCGAGGCCGACCTAGTGCCGGACGACGACGACGACCGACAGCCGCTCCGTGATGAGCCAGCCTGGTACGACGCCGGCCGGCCGGATGCACCGGAGGTGGTCGAAACCGATGTGCCAGACATCCGCGAAGTCAGCACGCCGGAGGCCACCGAGACCATCGACCCGCCGGATCGCAGCCGGGTGTTGCCGGTCGACGAGTCGACGGGCGCCGTGCGGAAGGCGCAGGCCACCCTGGCGGAGATCGCCGAGCGCCAGGCCGCCGACGCTGCCCGCGCGGCGGCCGACGCCGCCGAGCGGGAAGCCGCCGAGGCGGCCCGCCGCGAGGAACTCGCTCGCTGGTCGGCCGCCGACAACACGACGGCCGCCGAGGACGCCCACACCGACACCGGCGAGGAGGATGTCCTGTCCCGCGAGCCCTGA
- a CDS encoding type IV secretory system conjugative DNA transfer family protein: protein MNVPALTLLAALVAMALFFWRRGAHAVSLGCGAAAAMLGMALVRTTHPFVVGVLVALVVGWLWSRHGRTMATVTRWGASARRKAGVASSSDIVRVGSAVAMRRRAPNVRPSLRAGSRWDRAAQLLRLPAAAVAVELCRVGALRVWASIEDVVLVFGGPRVGKTQWLAGRVLDAPGAVLVTSTRTNLLDQTGPMREEIGPVFVFNPVGLGGRPSTITFDPLTGCCDPPTATERATDMLAVATRPGGGDREYWDEQGRRNLAALMHAAALGGLTMNTVQVWLSALDEHQQRILLLLHNKSLEPAFETAVRQFIGTNEKTRTSIASTISPALGWLTHGPACAAALPLAEGGRPFDVAALLASRATVYMLGGEEAQVAPLVCALTGYIAREARRLAEDQPGGRLDPPLSLRLDEAALICPIPLDKWSADMGGRGISIVACFQSRAQLLDRYGDAKAAVILNNSGARELFGGTADRDDLNYWSTLAGERDEPTTTTDMHGRVASRTTRRVPVLGPAQLANLPAGRVVVFRRDMPPVIGRAEQAWRRRDVHAFHHPDALTVRARAWKARQVARAVGWIAHRTRPARAWIGARGRAVSGWCRMRGTALRVRVTGHGGATSYRSPQVVLGEVVGPTTTTNDAEVNPFPSEWARPDDHGDPWGGAS, encoded by the coding sequence GTGAACGTCCCTGCTCTCACGCTGCTGGCCGCGCTCGTCGCGATGGCGCTGTTCTTCTGGCGGCGCGGAGCCCACGCCGTCAGCCTCGGATGCGGAGCCGCCGCGGCCATGCTCGGCATGGCCCTGGTGCGCACCACGCATCCGTTCGTCGTCGGGGTGCTGGTCGCCCTGGTCGTGGGCTGGCTCTGGTCCCGACACGGACGAACGATGGCGACGGTCACCCGCTGGGGTGCATCGGCACGGCGGAAGGCCGGGGTCGCGTCGTCGAGCGACATCGTCCGGGTCGGGTCGGCTGTCGCGATGCGCCGCCGCGCGCCGAACGTCCGCCCGTCCCTGCGCGCCGGCTCCCGGTGGGACCGCGCCGCGCAACTGCTCCGGCTGCCCGCCGCCGCGGTGGCGGTCGAGCTGTGCAGGGTCGGGGCGCTGCGCGTGTGGGCGTCGATCGAGGACGTCGTCCTGGTCTTCGGCGGCCCGCGGGTGGGTAAGACGCAGTGGCTGGCCGGCCGCGTGCTCGACGCCCCTGGCGCAGTTCTGGTCACCTCGACGCGCACGAACCTGCTCGACCAGACCGGCCCGATGCGCGAGGAGATCGGGCCGGTGTTTGTGTTCAACCCGGTCGGGCTGGGCGGACGACCCTCGACGATCACGTTCGACCCGCTCACCGGGTGCTGTGACCCGCCCACGGCGACCGAGCGGGCCACCGACATGCTCGCGGTCGCCACCCGGCCGGGCGGCGGGGACCGCGAGTACTGGGACGAGCAGGGCCGCCGCAACCTGGCCGCGCTTATGCACGCCGCCGCGCTCGGGGGCCTGACGATGAACACCGTCCAGGTCTGGCTGTCCGCCCTCGACGAGCACCAGCAGCGCATCCTGCTGCTGCTGCACAACAAGAGCCTGGAACCGGCGTTCGAGACCGCCGTGCGCCAGTTCATCGGCACCAACGAGAAGACCCGGACGTCGATCGCCTCGACGATCTCGCCCGCGCTCGGATGGCTCACGCACGGCCCGGCCTGCGCAGCGGCGCTGCCCCTCGCCGAAGGTGGTCGGCCGTTCGACGTGGCGGCTCTGCTGGCGTCTAGGGCGACGGTCTACATGCTCGGCGGCGAGGAAGCGCAGGTGGCGCCGCTGGTGTGCGCGCTGACCGGCTACATCGCCCGCGAGGCCCGCCGCCTGGCCGAGGACCAGCCCGGCGGCCGGCTGGACCCGCCGCTGTCGCTGCGCCTCGACGAGGCCGCGCTGATCTGCCCGATCCCGCTCGACAAGTGGTCGGCCGACATGGGCGGGCGCGGGATCTCGATCGTGGCCTGCTTCCAGTCCCGCGCGCAGCTGCTGGACCGCTACGGCGATGCCAAGGCTGCCGTGATCCTCAACAACTCCGGCGCCCGGGAGCTGTTCGGCGGGACCGCCGACCGGGACGACCTGAATTACTGGTCGACGCTGGCAGGGGAGCGGGACGAACCGACCACGACCACGGACATGCACGGGCGGGTCGCGTCCCGCACGACGCGGCGGGTCCCTGTGCTCGGGCCCGCGCAGCTGGCGAACCTCCCGGCTGGGCGGGTCGTGGTGTTCCGCCGGGACATGCCGCCGGTGATCGGGCGGGCCGAGCAGGCGTGGCGCCGCCGGGACGTCCATGCGTTCCACCATCCCGACGCCCTCACGGTCCGGGCCCGGGCCTGGAAAGCTCGCCAGGTCGCCCGGGCGGTCGGGTGGATCGCCCACCGGACCCGGCCCGCACGAGCGTGGATAGGTGCTCGTGGGAGGGCCGTCTCCGGCTGGTGCCGGATGCGCGGGACCGCGCTGCGGGTCCGCGTCACCGGGCATGGCGGCGCCACCAGCTACCGGTCGCCGCAGGTCGTTCTGGGTGAGGTCGTCGGGCCCACGACGACGACCAACGACGCTGAGGTCAATCCCTTCCCTTCCGAGTGGGCTCGCCCGGACGATCACGGCGACCCGTGGGGCGGTGCCTCGTGA
- a CDS encoding DUF2637 domain-containing protein: MSARTVLYVLLLVVAAAAAVLSFAALRDLALVCGFAPWLAWLLPVVVDAGAAAGSLVWLGGWSAHSARRFARTLALALLGLSVAANALGHGLAAFALAPAWWVVVVVSAIAPAVLGAVVHLAVLVGRPAVVVPAADGQDPPDRAVALIAEGAGRRRLSRELDISEYEARQLLARNRPADPLPERPPSLNGSGATS, translated from the coding sequence ATGAGCGCCCGCACCGTGCTCTACGTGCTGCTGCTCGTGGTCGCCGCCGCGGCCGCGGTCCTGTCATTCGCCGCGCTGCGCGACCTCGCCCTCGTCTGTGGGTTCGCCCCGTGGCTGGCGTGGCTGCTCCCGGTCGTGGTCGACGCGGGCGCGGCGGCGGGGTCGCTGGTGTGGCTGGGTGGCTGGTCCGCCCACTCCGCCCGGCGGTTCGCCCGCACGCTCGCGTTGGCGCTGCTCGGACTGTCGGTCGCGGCGAACGCGCTCGGTCACGGCCTGGCCGCGTTCGCGCTCGCCCCGGCGTGGTGGGTGGTCGTGGTCGTCTCCGCGATCGCTCCGGCGGTGCTGGGCGCGGTGGTGCACCTGGCCGTCCTGGTCGGCCGCCCGGCGGTAGTCGTGCCCGCCGCCGACGGCCAGGACCCACCGGACCGGGCGGTCGCGCTGATTGCCGAGGGCGCGGGTCGCCGGCGCCTGTCGCGGGAGCTGGACATCTCCGAGTACGAGGCCCGCCAGCTGCTCGCCCGCAATCGCCCGGCCGACCCGCTCCCGGAGCGGCCACCTTCTCTCAACGGATCAGGAGCGACGTCGTGA